The Triticum aestivum cultivar Chinese Spring chromosome 7B, IWGSC CS RefSeq v2.1, whole genome shotgun sequence genome window below encodes:
- the LOC123162497 gene encoding uncharacterized protein codes for MMERGWMYSGWTHSKSTDEWYNKTKEFIDFAFSMPSVVQNGKIKCPCAKCRNYESKNRDDVELDLCHFGFKRNYTVWTAHGEGYVEITDYVDVVEADRMDTMLNDLAARAPPIEQQPIASAQAFYRMIDSVKELVHENTSHSTMSAIARLLTIKSQHNQPESCYNDTLQLIHELLPNNSSLPKDFYRSKKLLEGLGMPYHKIHVCPKNCMLYYKDNKNKQKCDFCKTPRYKAGSKKIPRKVLRHLPIKDRLQRLFAHEETAKMLRSHKETPGKMVHPRDGEAWQQLDKDYPDFALDPRNQRVVVSTDGFTPYSLSAASYSCWPVFVVPLNLPPEVINRSEYIFLALVIPGPEHPGAKLNVLMQPLVDELTELWGGVQTWDAYGKENFPMKAAYLWSVHDFPAFGMVAGWSTHGKFCCYDCMSDTKAFRLENGGKACWFDCHRRFLPIGHEFRTQADAFRKDTIILDEPPKLMHFGDGRII; via the coding sequence ATGATGGAGCGTGGGTGGATGTATAGTGGTTGGACTCACAGTAAATCAACTGATGAGTGGTATAATAAGACAAAGGAATTCATAGATTTTGCCTTCTCTATGCCAAGTGTAGTCCAGAATGGAAAGATTAAGTGTCCGTGTGCTAAATGTCGAAACTATGAGAGCAAGAACAGGGATGATGTAGAGTTAGATTTGTGTCATTTTGGTTTCAAGCGGAATTATACTGTTTGGACAGCACATGGTGAAGGGTATGTCGAAATTACAGACTATGTAGATGTTGTGGAGGCTGATCGAATGGACACTATGTTGAATGATCTAGCTGCACGTGCCCCCCCAATTGAACAACAACCAATAGCTTCAGCCCAAGCTTTCTATAGAATGATTGATAGTGTAAAAGAGTTGGTGCATGAAAATACAAGCCACTCAACTATGTCTGCCATAGCACGGTTGTTGACAATAAAGTCACAACACAATCAACCTGAATCTTGCTATAATGATACACTACAACTGATCCATGAGCTGCTGCCTAACAATTCCTCACTGCCAAAGGACTTCTATAGGTCAAAGAAATTGCTAGAGGGTCTTGGTATGCCATATCATAAAATTCATGTTTGTCCCAAAAATTGCATGCTGTATTACAAGGACAATAAGAATAAGCAAAAATGTGATTTTTGTAAGACCCCTAGGTACAAGGCTGGTTCAAAAAAGATCCCACGTAAGGTGTTGCGGCACTTGCCTATAAAAGATAGGTTGCAGCGATTGTTTGCACATGAGGAGACCGCAAAAATGTTGCGATCGCACAAAGAAACTCCTGGTAAAATGGTGCACCCACGCGATGGTGAAGCATGGCAACAACTTGATAAGGATTACCCAGACTTTGCATTAGATCCTAGGAATCAGCGAGTAGTTGTATCCACGGATGGCTTCACTCCTTATAGTTTGTCTGCTGCTTCTTATTCATGCTGGCCAGTGTTTGTGGTTCCTTTAAATCTGCCTCCTGAAGTCATAAATCGTTCTGAGTACATATTTCTTGCTCTTGTTATCCCTGGTCCTGAACATCCTGGAGCAAAACTCAATGTCCTTATGCAACCTTTGGTTGATGAATTGACTGAGTTGTGGGGTGGTGTTCAAACGTGGGATGCATATGGGAAGGAAAACTTCCCGATGAAGGCAGCCTATCTATGGTCAGTCCATGATTTTCCAGCCTTTGGAATGGTTGCTGGGTGGAGCACCCATGGAAAATTTTGTTGTTATGATTGTATGAGTGATACCAAAGCATTCCGGTTAGAAAATGGTGGAAAGGCTTGCTGGTTTGATTGTCATAGGAGGTTTCTTCCGATAGGCCATGAGTTTAGAACCCAAGCTGATGCATTTCGGAAAGACACAATAATATTAGATGAACCACCCAAGCTGATGCATTTCGGAGACGGCAGAATCATATGA